In the genome of Geothermobacter hydrogeniphilus, one region contains:
- the gcvPB gene encoding aminomethyl-transferring glycine dehydrogenase subunit GcvPB yields MSQTETVTRLNNCPPPTEAERATINRIGTGGLALREKLIFEHSVAGRQGYSLPALDVPAVELPEALNREDIVGFPEVSEVDVVRHFTRLSTWNYGLDSGFYPLGSCTMKYNPKVNEAAARLPGMSGCHPHTPEHLSQGALGLMFELQQALAEISGFDAVTLQPAAGAHGELAGVQMIRAWHQAQGRSRKKILIPDTAHGTNPATAALCGYQVVPIASGESGILSAATVAEYMDDDVAALMVTNPNTLGLFESNIRTICDIVHQGGGLVYCDGANLNALMGIARPGDLGMDVMHFNLHKTFSTPHGGGGPGAGPVGVTEKLIPFLPKPLVVSDAGQYRLNFDRPQSIGRMRSFYGNFGIMLRAWAYILTMGGAGLKHASEMAVLNANYIRARLEDTYHLPYPNRSLHEVVFSDKQLAGDCHTLDLAKRLIDYGYHPPTIYFPLVVHGAIMIEPTETESKEVLDEFCDAMLAIAREADSHPELLLQAPGLTAVGRLDETAAARKPQLCYKPAE; encoded by the coding sequence ATGAGTCAGACAGAAACGGTAACCCGGCTCAACAACTGCCCGCCACCGACAGAAGCTGAACGGGCCACCATCAACCGCATCGGCACGGGCGGCCTGGCGCTGCGCGAAAAATTGATCTTCGAACACAGCGTTGCCGGGCGACAAGGCTACAGCCTGCCGGCCCTCGATGTCCCGGCGGTGGAACTGCCCGAGGCCTTGAATCGAGAAGACATCGTCGGCTTTCCCGAAGTCTCCGAGGTGGATGTGGTGCGCCACTTCACCCGTCTGTCCACCTGGAACTACGGGCTGGACAGCGGCTTTTACCCCCTCGGCAGCTGCACCATGAAATACAACCCCAAGGTCAATGAAGCCGCGGCACGGTTGCCGGGAATGAGCGGATGCCATCCCCATACCCCTGAGCACCTCAGCCAGGGGGCCCTGGGCCTGATGTTTGAGCTGCAGCAGGCGCTGGCTGAAATCTCCGGATTCGACGCCGTGACCTTGCAGCCGGCCGCCGGAGCCCATGGCGAGCTGGCCGGAGTGCAGATGATCCGTGCCTGGCATCAGGCGCAGGGCCGGTCGCGGAAAAAGATCCTGATTCCCGACACTGCCCATGGCACCAACCCGGCGACAGCGGCGCTCTGCGGCTACCAGGTGGTGCCCATCGCTTCCGGGGAATCGGGCATTTTGAGTGCGGCCACGGTGGCCGAGTACATGGATGATGATGTCGCCGCGCTGATGGTGACCAATCCCAACACCCTGGGGTTGTTCGAATCGAATATCCGCACCATCTGCGACATCGTCCACCAGGGGGGAGGGCTGGTCTATTGCGATGGCGCCAATCTCAACGCCCTGATGGGAATCGCCCGTCCCGGTGACCTGGGAATGGATGTCATGCATTTCAACCTGCACAAGACCTTCTCCACCCCGCATGGTGGCGGCGGTCCCGGTGCCGGACCGGTCGGGGTGACTGAAAAGCTGATCCCCTTCCTGCCGAAACCGCTGGTGGTAAGTGATGCGGGACAGTATCGCCTCAACTTCGATCGGCCACAGTCCATCGGCCGGATGCGTTCCTTCTACGGCAACTTCGGTATCATGCTGCGCGCCTGGGCCTATATCCTGACCATGGGCGGCGCCGGTTTGAAACACGCGAGCGAGATGGCGGTACTGAACGCCAACTACATCCGCGCCCGGCTCGAGGATACCTACCATCTGCCCTATCCCAACCGCTCTCTGCACGAGGTGGTGTTTTCCGATAAACAACTCGCCGGCGACTGCCATACCCTTGACCTGGCCAAACGTCTGATCGATTACGGCTACCATCCACCAACCATCTACTTCCCGCTGGTGGTTCACGGCGCGATCATGATCGAGCCGACCGAAACTGAAAGCAAGGAGGTCCTGGATGAATTCTGTGATGCCATGCTGGCCATCGCCCGCGAGGCGGACAGCCATCCCGAACTGCTGCTGCAGGCACCGGGTCTGACCGCGGTGGGTCGGCTCGACGAAACAGCGGCGGCACGCAAGCCGCAACTCTGCTACAAACCGGCCGAATAA
- the glyA gene encoding serine hydroxymethyltransferase, whose product MSRNKLSILDPAIATSISRETERQEYGLEFIASENFVSEAVMEAQGSVMTNKYAEGYPGKRYYGGCEVVDVAEQLAIDRARELFGAEHVNVQPHSGSQANMAVYLTVCQPGDTVLGMNLSHGGHLTHGSPVNFSGKLFNIVPYGISEETGIIDYEEVAALARKHRPKLIVAGYSAYPRSLDFAAFRRIADEVDALLMVDMAHFAGLVAGGQHPSPVPHAHFVTTTTHKTLRGPRGGMILCTEEWGKKINSTIFPGIQGGPLMHVIAAKAVAFKEALAPEFKEYAAQVVSNARTLATELVQHGFKLVSGGTDNHLILVDFCGSEITGKMAEKALEEAGITVNKNSVPYDTRSPFVTSGIRIGTPAATTRGLKEEQMVKVAAWIKRAIDNIEHQDELARIRAEVKELCLEFPLYPDRLQS is encoded by the coding sequence ATGTCACGCAACAAACTATCTATCCTTGATCCGGCTATCGCCACCAGCATAAGTCGAGAAACCGAACGCCAGGAATATGGTCTCGAATTCATCGCCTCAGAAAATTTTGTCAGCGAAGCGGTGATGGAAGCCCAGGGTTCGGTCATGACCAACAAATATGCCGAGGGTTATCCGGGCAAGCGTTACTACGGCGGCTGCGAGGTGGTTGATGTCGCCGAGCAGCTGGCCATCGACCGGGCCCGGGAACTGTTCGGCGCCGAGCACGTCAACGTCCAACCCCATTCCGGGTCTCAGGCCAACATGGCCGTCTACCTGACGGTCTGCCAACCGGGAGACACGGTCCTGGGCATGAACCTCTCCCACGGCGGACACCTGACCCACGGTTCCCCGGTCAACTTCTCCGGCAAGCTGTTCAATATCGTCCCCTACGGCATCAGCGAGGAGACCGGTATCATCGACTATGAAGAGGTCGCAGCGTTGGCCAGGAAACACCGGCCCAAACTGATCGTGGCCGGTTACAGCGCCTATCCGCGCAGTCTCGATTTTGCCGCCTTCAGACGCATTGCCGATGAGGTCGATGCCCTGCTGATGGTCGACATGGCCCATTTTGCCGGATTGGTGGCAGGTGGTCAGCATCCCAGCCCGGTCCCCCACGCCCATTTTGTCACCACCACCACCCACAAAACCCTGCGCGGTCCGCGCGGCGGGATGATCCTCTGCACCGAGGAGTGGGGCAAAAAAATCAACAGCACCATCTTCCCCGGCATCCAGGGCGGCCCGCTGATGCACGTTATCGCCGCCAAGGCGGTGGCCTTCAAGGAGGCCCTGGCGCCGGAGTTCAAGGAGTACGCCGCGCAGGTGGTGAGCAATGCCCGGACCCTGGCCACCGAACTGGTTCAGCATGGCTTCAAGCTGGTCTCCGGCGGCACCGACAACCATCTGATCCTGGTCGATTTCTGCGGCAGCGAGATCACCGGAAAAATGGCCGAAAAGGCCCTGGAAGAAGCCGGCATCACGGTCAACAAGAACTCGGTCCCCTACGACACCCGCTCTCCCTTCGTCACCAGCGGCATCCGTATCGGCACCCCGGCGGCCACCACCCGCGGCCTCAAGGAAGAACAGATGGTCAAGGTGGCGGCCTGGATCAAGCGCGCCATCGACAATATCGAGCATCAGGACGAACTGGCCCGCATCCGGGCCGAGGTCAAGGAACTGTGCCTGGAGTTCCCCCTCTACCCAGACCGTCTGCAGTCATGA
- a CDS encoding L-serine ammonia-lyase, iron-sulfur-dependent, subunit alpha has translation MESIRELFRIGTGPSSSHTMGPCKAAERFLQQQPNAARYQVTLFGSLAATGKGHLTDKILEKTFGSRDLTLIWKPEEELPLHPNALRFEALSAAGEIQGNWEVYSVGGGALQEPGGSDPSHAINYLPTMDLILEHCANSGESFWEYVEGCEGQEIWSFFEQVWQAMSASLERGLHAEGVLPGGLGLARKAHPFFRKASLYGPEFKQSGLLCAYAHAVSEENAAGGVIVTAPTCGASGVLPAVLRHLDEILNCGPENLLRALATAGLIGNLVKHNASISGAEVGCQGEVGTACAMAAAAATQLYGGTIRQIEYAAEMGLEHHLGLTCDPVKGLVQIPCIERNAHAAARALSCCHFALLSDGVHKISFTEIVAVMKETGQALPSLYRETSNGGIAQAYHQRTQSAAKRNRPN, from the coding sequence ATGGAATCGATAAGAGAACTGTTCCGCATCGGCACCGGTCCATCCAGCAGCCATACCATGGGCCCCTGCAAGGCAGCCGAAAGGTTTCTTCAACAGCAGCCGAATGCCGCCCGCTACCAGGTCACGCTGTTCGGCAGCCTAGCCGCCACCGGCAAAGGCCACCTGACCGATAAAATCCTCGAAAAAACATTCGGTTCGCGGGATTTGACCCTGATCTGGAAGCCAGAAGAAGAGTTGCCGCTGCATCCCAATGCCCTGCGCTTCGAGGCCCTGTCCGCGGCTGGCGAAATCCAGGGCAACTGGGAAGTCTACAGTGTCGGCGGCGGAGCTCTCCAGGAACCGGGGGGCTCCGACCCCAGTCACGCTATCAATTACCTGCCCACCATGGACCTGATTCTGGAACACTGCGCCAACAGTGGAGAGTCGTTCTGGGAATATGTTGAAGGTTGCGAAGGACAGGAGATATGGTCCTTTTTCGAACAGGTCTGGCAGGCCATGAGCGCCTCCCTCGAGCGGGGCCTGCATGCTGAAGGCGTGCTTCCCGGAGGACTGGGGCTGGCCCGCAAGGCCCACCCGTTCTTCCGTAAAGCCTCCCTCTATGGTCCCGAATTCAAACAGAGCGGCCTGCTCTGCGCCTATGCCCACGCCGTATCGGAAGAAAACGCGGCGGGCGGCGTCATCGTAACCGCACCGACCTGCGGCGCGTCGGGAGTCCTGCCGGCGGTACTCCGACACCTCGACGAGATCCTCAATTGCGGCCCCGAAAATCTGTTGCGCGCCCTGGCCACCGCCGGTCTGATCGGCAACCTGGTCAAGCACAACGCCTCCATCTCCGGCGCCGAGGTCGGCTGTCAGGGTGAGGTTGGAACCGCCTGCGCGATGGCGGCAGCGGCAGCCACCCAACTCTATGGCGGCACCATCCGCCAGATTGAGTATGCCGCCGAAATGGGCCTTGAACACCATCTCGGACTGACCTGCGATCCGGTCAAGGGGTTGGTTCAAATCCCCTGCATTGAACGCAATGCCCACGCCGCGGCCCGGGCACTGAGCTGCTGTCACTTTGCCCTGCTCTCGGACGGGGTGCATAAAATCAGCTTCACCGAAATCGTTGCCGTGATGAAAGAGACCGGCCAGGCCCTGCCGTCGCTCTACCGCGAGACCTCGAATGGCGGCATCGCCCAGGCCTACCACCAGCGCACCCAATCGGCCGCCAAGCGAAATCGACCCAATTGA
- the lipA gene encoding lipoyl synthase, translating into MRAVNRKKPDWLRVKLPAGRQFRSVRQALARQSLHTVCEEANCPNKTECWSTGTATFMILGDTCTRGCAFCAVKRGNPEGRFDPDEAQRVADAASAMGLEYVVITSVTRDDLPDGGAELFAATIRRIKQLNPTPGVEVLIPDYLGDALDTIIAARPDVIAHNIEVVERLSGEYRHPGFDFDRSLEVLARVNRDGDRILTKSSLMLGLGETDKEIEMAMQKLIDVGVRILVMGQYLSPTRKHVPVLEYIRPEKFDQWAERGREMGFDFVAAGPLVRTSYRAAEAFVEQNKNQTP; encoded by the coding sequence ATGCGGGCTGTCAATAGAAAAAAACCGGACTGGCTGCGGGTGAAGCTTCCCGCCGGCCGGCAGTTTCGCAGTGTTCGCCAGGCTCTGGCGCGGCAATCGCTGCACACCGTCTGCGAGGAAGCCAACTGCCCCAACAAAACCGAATGCTGGAGTACCGGGACCGCCACCTTCATGATTCTCGGCGATACCTGTACCCGCGGCTGTGCCTTCTGCGCTGTCAAGCGCGGCAATCCAGAAGGCCGTTTTGACCCTGATGAGGCACAACGCGTGGCTGATGCCGCCAGTGCGATGGGACTCGAATATGTCGTCATCACCTCGGTGACCCGCGACGACCTCCCCGACGGCGGGGCGGAGCTGTTCGCCGCAACTATCCGTCGCATCAAACAGCTGAACCCCACTCCCGGCGTGGAAGTCCTGATACCTGACTACCTAGGTGATGCCCTCGACACGATCATCGCCGCCAGACCCGACGTCATCGCCCACAATATCGAGGTGGTTGAACGACTCTCGGGAGAGTATCGCCATCCAGGCTTCGACTTCGACCGTTCCCTCGAGGTCCTGGCCAGAGTCAACAGGGATGGGGACAGGATACTCACCAAATCCTCGCTCATGCTGGGGCTCGGTGAGACCGACAAAGAAATCGAAATGGCGATGCAAAAACTGATCGATGTCGGAGTGCGAATCCTGGTCATGGGTCAGTACCTGAGTCCGACCCGGAAACATGTTCCGGTCCTCGAATACATCCGGCCGGAAAAATTCGACCAATGGGCTGAACGGGGCCGGGAGATGGGATTCGATTTCGTTGCCGCCGGGCCGCTGGTGCGCACCTCCTATCGGGCCGCAGAGGCGTTCGTCGAACAAAACAAAAACCAAACCCCTTAA
- a CDS encoding D-serine ammonia-lyase — MDAIDCLAKKVPFLWLNDHLEKTGPALSGISLGLPDMRDAQARLCRFAPLIMELFPDETGTSGGLIESELVRAPRLGDYLLQGAGPVLIKKDHDLPVAGSVKARGGIYEVLCLAEQLAEKNGHLNPGDNYTRLLEDEVKELFSHYTISVGSTGNLGLSIGIMGAALGFKVDIHMSHEARQWKKERLRKRGVNVVEHQADYSSAVAAGRADAANDPFNFFVDDENSIQLFLGYSVAAFRLKVQLDNLGIEVSEKRPLFVYLPCGIGGAPGGITFGLKQLFGDAVHCFFAEPTEAPCMTLGLVTGKHADISVYDIGLEVRTNADGLAVARPSGFVGKLIAPLLSGALTINDHDMLKYVYAAHQLEGMSIEPSAAAGFAGPKLTLGHDFSRHFEDITHILWTTGGRYVPEEEHRHVLEKGKILFAAEHNN; from the coding sequence ATGGATGCCATCGACTGTCTGGCGAAAAAAGTCCCTTTTTTATGGCTCAACGATCACCTTGAGAAAACCGGCCCGGCACTGTCCGGGATATCCCTGGGCCTGCCGGACATGCGCGACGCCCAGGCACGGTTGTGCCGCTTTGCCCCTCTCATCATGGAACTGTTCCCCGACGAGACCGGAACCTCGGGAGGCCTGATCGAGTCGGAACTGGTCCGTGCTCCCCGACTGGGCGACTATCTCCTCCAGGGAGCAGGCCCGGTTTTGATCAAAAAAGACCACGATTTACCTGTCGCCGGATCGGTCAAGGCGCGGGGCGGAATCTATGAAGTCCTCTGTCTGGCCGAGCAGTTGGCTGAAAAAAACGGCCACCTCAACCCCGGTGACAATTACACCCGATTGTTGGAAGATGAGGTCAAAGAGCTGTTCTCCCACTATACGATTTCGGTGGGCAGTACCGGCAACCTGGGATTGAGCATCGGCATCATGGGGGCGGCGCTGGGATTCAAGGTGGATATCCACATGTCCCACGAAGCCAGACAATGGAAGAAGGAACGACTGCGGAAAAGAGGGGTGAATGTCGTCGAGCACCAGGCGGACTACAGCTCCGCCGTTGCCGCGGGGCGAGCAGACGCTGCGAACGACCCTTTCAATTTCTTTGTCGACGATGAAAACTCCATCCAGCTCTTTCTCGGTTACAGCGTGGCGGCCTTCCGCCTGAAAGTCCAGCTGGACAACCTCGGAATTGAGGTAAGTGAAAAACGACCGCTGTTTGTCTACCTGCCGTGCGGCATCGGCGGCGCACCGGGGGGCATAACCTTCGGGCTGAAACAGCTCTTCGGCGATGCCGTCCACTGTTTTTTTGCCGAACCCACTGAGGCACCCTGCATGACCCTGGGACTGGTGACCGGGAAACATGCGGATATAAGCGTTTACGATATCGGCCTCGAAGTCAGAACCAACGCCGACGGCCTGGCCGTCGCCCGTCCTTCCGGTTTTGTCGGCAAATTGATAGCACCGCTCTTAAGCGGCGCCCTGACAATCAACGATCATGACATGCTGAAATATGTCTATGCTGCCCATCAGCTTGAAGGGATGAGCATCGAGCCCTCGGCAGCTGCTGGCTTTGCCGGGCCGAAGTTGACGCTTGGGCATGACTTTTCGCGACACTTTGAAGACATCACCCATATTCTCTGGACGACGGGCGGCAGATACGTTCCGGAAGAAGAGCATCGACATGTTCTGGAAAAAGGAAAGATCCTTTTTGCCGCTGAACATAACAACTGA
- a CDS encoding rhomboid family intramembrane serine protease, whose amino-acid sequence MFLPIGDTPNPRSTPYATWLLIGLNVAVFLLVTLPLSGSRVDLNDPLLLDYLHSIGARGSIPVEAILQQVSAYDLTVFRFGYRPAAPSLLSMFSAMFLHAGWMHLLGNMLFLWIFGDNVEHRLGPVRFLLAYLATGVAATLFFAFFEPGSQVPMIGASGAISGVLGLYFIWFPRNKVKVFIFFIIIVQVVEIPARLVLGFYLLVDNLLPFLFAGAGGGGVAHGAHIGGFVGGLALAWGIDRLLPAWKGRRLREARPEPTVKSEQPETPAEEIRRLLAEGRPERAVSRYLSLETREQRRQVDGDQVLAIGDFLLAGGAHDEALSVFRRFIADRGNDSRLSRAYLGAGRALMNKPRCMTSAYHYFLGALDVAEDPNDIEAARRYIAAIQKSGRSQ is encoded by the coding sequence ATGTTCCTGCCCATCGGCGATACTCCCAATCCACGCAGTACCCCCTATGCCACCTGGCTGCTGATCGGCCTGAACGTGGCGGTTTTTCTGCTGGTCACCCTGCCGTTGTCGGGCTCGCGGGTCGATCTCAACGATCCGCTGCTGCTCGATTACCTGCACAGCATCGGCGCCCGCGGCAGCATCCCGGTCGAAGCGATTCTGCAGCAGGTTTCGGCTTATGATCTGACCGTGTTCCGCTTCGGTTACCGGCCGGCGGCGCCTTCGCTGCTGAGCATGTTCAGCGCCATGTTTCTGCATGCCGGCTGGATGCACCTGCTCGGCAACATGCTCTTCCTCTGGATTTTCGGCGACAATGTCGAACACCGCCTCGGTCCGGTTCGCTTTCTGCTCGCCTACCTTGCCACCGGGGTGGCGGCAACCCTGTTCTTCGCTTTTTTCGAGCCGGGCTCCCAGGTGCCGATGATCGGCGCCTCGGGTGCCATCTCCGGGGTGCTCGGACTCTACTTCATCTGGTTTCCGCGCAACAAGGTCAAGGTCTTCATTTTCTTCATCATCATTGTCCAGGTGGTTGAAATTCCGGCCCGGCTGGTACTCGGTTTCTACCTGCTGGTTGACAACCTGCTGCCGTTCCTGTTCGCCGGCGCGGGTGGTGGCGGGGTCGCTCACGGGGCGCATATCGGTGGCTTTGTCGGCGGTCTGGCCCTGGCCTGGGGGATTGACCGGCTGCTGCCGGCCTGGAAGGGTCGGCGGCTGCGTGAGGCCCGACCCGAGCCCACCGTTAAGAGTGAACAGCCTGAAACCCCGGCCGAAGAGATTCGCCGGCTGCTGGCCGAGGGGCGTCCGGAGCGCGCCGTTTCCCGTTACCTGTCGCTGGAGACCCGTGAGCAGCGGCGGCAGGTCGATGGTGACCAGGTGCTGGCGATCGGTGATTTTCTGCTCGCCGGCGGGGCCCATGACGAGGCCCTGTCGGTGTTCCGGCGTTTCATCGCCGACCGCGGCAACGATTCGCGCCTGTCCAGAGCCTATCTCGGTGCCGGGCGCGCCCTGATGAACAAGCCGCGCTGCATGACCAGCGCCTATCATTATTTTCTCGGCGCCCTTGACGTGGCCGAGGACCCGAACGATATTGAGGCGGCGCGGAGGTATATCGCCGCCATTCAGAAATCCGGTCGGTCGCAGTAA
- a CDS encoding fumarylacetoacetate hydrolase family protein, which produces MSTINLQGDPNPWRIGKIICLGRNYVDHIRELNNAIPDRAVIFTKPATSIIGNGEQIRIPGYAKDCHHEAELTVLIGRRTRAVPAAEAMAVVAGYGVAIDLTLRDVQSELKSKGLPWDIAKGFDTACPLSDFIPADRVDDPHKLRIRLRVNDELRQDGNTEQMMRRIPQIIEEISAIFTLEPGDLILTGTPAGVGPVKSGDRVTVEIEQVGRLEVSVA; this is translated from the coding sequence ATGTCTACCATCAACCTGCAGGGCGACCCGAATCCCTGGCGGATCGGCAAGATCATCTGCCTCGGCCGCAACTATGTCGACCACATCCGGGAACTGAACAACGCCATCCCCGACCGCGCCGTTATCTTCACCAAGCCGGCAACCAGCATCATCGGCAATGGTGAACAGATCCGCATCCCCGGCTACGCGAAGGACTGCCACCACGAGGCTGAACTGACGGTGCTGATCGGCCGTCGGACCCGCGCCGTCCCCGCGGCCGAAGCCATGGCGGTGGTGGCCGGCTACGGGGTCGCCATCGACCTGACCCTGCGCGACGTACAGAGCGAGCTGAAAAGCAAGGGGCTCCCCTGGGATATTGCCAAGGGCTTCGATACCGCCTGCCCGCTGTCGGATTTCATCCCCGCCGACCGGGTTGACGATCCCCACAAGCTGCGGATCAGGCTCCGGGTCAACGACGAGTTGCGCCAGGACGGCAACACCGAACAGATGATGCGCCGGATTCCCCAGATCATCGAGGAGATATCGGCCATTTTCACCCTCGAACCGGGGGATCTGATCCTGACCGGAACCCCGGCCGGTGTCGGCCCGGTAAAAAGCGGCGACCGGGTGACCGTCGAAATCGAACAGGTCGGCCGCCTGGAAGTCAGCGTGGCATGA